A single region of the Thermoflexus sp. genome encodes:
- a CDS encoding Uma2 family endonuclease: MARAVAEHVRFESYEAFRRWAEDQPGYWILVRGVPMPSPSPSRKHQEVSLRFELLLVEAVRRPGLGWVYDAPLDVKLMEDTVYQPDLLVVLREHADRLRETHIEGAPDLVVEVVSPSTAHLDLLEKRYDYGRAGVREYWVVDPETRTVEVYGLEGDRLVLIEGARGEGRVRSRLIPGLEVDVAALFQDL, encoded by the coding sequence ATGGCTCGGGCGGTCGCGGAGCATGTCCGTTTTGAGAGCTATGAAGCCTTCCGCCGGTGGGCGGAGGATCAGCCGGGCTACTGGATCCTGGTGCGGGGGGTTCCCATGCCGAGCCCATCGCCATCGCGCAAACATCAGGAGGTTTCGTTGCGTTTCGAGCTGCTGCTCGTGGAAGCGGTCCGTCGACCGGGCCTGGGGTGGGTCTACGACGCGCCGCTGGATGTGAAGCTGATGGAGGACACGGTGTATCAGCCGGACCTGCTGGTGGTGCTGCGGGAGCATGCGGATCGGCTGCGGGAGACCCATATCGAGGGGGCGCCGGACCTGGTGGTGGAGGTGGTTTCGCCGTCGACGGCCCATCTGGATCTTCTGGAGAAGCGCTACGATTACGGGCGGGCGGGGGTGCGGGAATACTGGGTGGTGGATCCGGAGACGCGGACGGTTGAGGTCTATGGGCTGGAAGGGGATCGGCTCGTGCTCATCGAGGGGGCGCGGGGGGAAGGCCGGGTGCGCAGCCGGCTGATCCCCGGCCTGGAAGTGGACGTCGCCGCGCTCTTCCAGGATCTGTAA
- a CDS encoding BMP family ABC transporter substrate-binding protein gives MKGWFRIGLAGILLTAGCAGKAARQPSLTSVVLLIQGVEGDRGPFDFAAAGVAAFQRSEGVRVPLLALGGDPIAWERMIREAVREPDHRLFIIGMEGPARLGLEQARIFPGKRFVLLGLEDPGEIPPNVLVLSFDAWEAGWLAGYIAGQLVGQEGSDRRPGRRIGALAGPGASVALEGYRCGAWAAGLEEILLEEVETTSDPVAGFEAALRLYERGAGIVFGLAGGSSAGLFEAAAATRRYAIGFGEDWGARYEAMRSPAFEALLGSVTPAIDEAVRRILRQSRRGEVPFGMRWTLKLEEGGFVWRGTPTFFRIAPSWLQRQIRERAVHPHPCPEGFGESLGE, from the coding sequence ATGAAAGGGTGGTTCCGGATCGGCCTCGCGGGGATCCTCCTGACCGCGGGCTGTGCGGGGAAAGCGGCGCGCCAGCCCTCACTGACCTCGGTGGTTCTCCTCATCCAGGGGGTGGAAGGCGATCGAGGCCCCTTCGATTTCGCCGCGGCGGGCGTCGCCGCCTTCCAGCGGAGCGAGGGCGTGCGCGTTCCGCTGCTGGCGCTCGGAGGGGATCCCATCGCCTGGGAACGGATGATCCGGGAGGCCGTTCGGGAGCCTGATCACCGGCTTTTCATCATCGGGATGGAAGGCCCCGCTCGCCTCGGCCTGGAGCAGGCGCGGATCTTCCCCGGCAAGCGCTTTGTCCTGCTCGGCCTGGAGGATCCGGGGGAGATCCCGCCGAATGTGCTGGTTCTTTCGTTTGATGCATGGGAAGCCGGCTGGCTGGCCGGGTATATCGCCGGCCAGCTCGTCGGGCAGGAAGGGTCCGATCGAAGGCCTGGGCGTCGGATTGGGGCGCTGGCCGGCCCGGGGGCCTCGGTGGCCCTGGAGGGATATCGGTGCGGGGCCTGGGCGGCGGGCCTGGAGGAGATCCTGCTCGAAGAAGTGGAGACGACTTCGGATCCGGTCGCGGGTTTCGAGGCGGCGCTGCGGCTGTATGAGCGGGGCGCCGGGATCGTCTTCGGGCTGGCCGGGGGGAGCAGCGCCGGCCTTTTCGAGGCCGCGGCGGCCACGCGGCGCTACGCCATCGGGTTCGGGGAAGACTGGGGGGCGCGCTACGAGGCCATGCGCTCCCCGGCCTTCGAGGCGCTCCTGGGCTCGGTCACCCCGGCGATCGACGAGGCGGTGCGGCGGATCCTGCGTCAGAGCCGGCGGGGGGAGGTGCCTTTCGGGATGCGGTGGACGCTGAAGCTGGAGGAAGGGGGCTTCGTCTGGCGGGGAACGCCGACCTTCTTCCGGATCGCGCCCTCCTGGCTCCAGCGGCAGATCCGGGAGCGCGCGGTGCATCCCCACCCGTGCCCGGAGGGGTTCGGGGAATCACTTGGAGAATGA
- a CDS encoding response regulator, giving the protein MAKAPCVLIIDDSIDVLQTLSDILGVAGYAVRTAPSAERALQILEGAAVDLVITDLRMGGMGGMALIRRLRESWPDLPVVALSGFADAATVAQAFREGAVDFIAKPFTASEVLETVARALARRPAGPPSAPAPPAPVASQSLAPDQRAQAEEILRALQSRLGAELTLLTGSQGEVLAAQGWVSEPAAQAVARAIAQIGALLETLASALGEPAFAAQMWEGTQRVLYGLRLEPGRFLVAVVPRTVKPGLAWLELRDALARLRMLEAAPSPAEAAPPEQTAPAGSSPEAIHFLEEGEALPAPFEGELLSYEEARARGLIPDLEEGEERAG; this is encoded by the coding sequence ATGGCGAAGGCGCCATGTGTGCTGATCATCGATGATTCCATCGATGTGCTGCAGACCCTGAGCGACATCCTCGGGGTGGCCGGTTATGCCGTGCGCACCGCGCCCAGCGCCGAGCGGGCGCTCCAGATCCTGGAGGGCGCGGCCGTTGACCTGGTGATCACCGATCTGCGGATGGGCGGGATGGGGGGGATGGCCCTCATCCGCCGCCTGCGGGAATCCTGGCCCGACCTCCCGGTGGTCGCCCTCAGCGGCTTCGCGGACGCCGCGACCGTGGCCCAGGCCTTCCGGGAAGGGGCGGTGGATTTCATCGCTAAACCGTTTACCGCCAGCGAGGTCCTGGAGACGGTAGCGCGGGCCTTAGCCCGCCGACCGGCCGGCCCCCCCTCGGCTCCCGCTCCCCCGGCGCCTGTCGCTTCTCAGAGCCTGGCCCCGGATCAGCGCGCGCAGGCGGAAGAGATCCTGCGGGCCTTGCAGAGCCGGCTGGGGGCGGAGCTGACGCTGCTAACGGGATCCCAGGGCGAGGTGCTGGCCGCCCAGGGATGGGTATCCGAGCCGGCGGCGCAGGCCGTGGCCCGGGCGATCGCCCAGATCGGGGCGCTCCTGGAAACCCTGGCCTCGGCGCTTGGGGAGCCGGCGTTCGCGGCCCAGATGTGGGAAGGGACGCAACGCGTCCTTTATGGGCTGCGTCTGGAGCCCGGGCGCTTTCTGGTGGCCGTGGTCCCTCGCACCGTGAAGCCCGGGCTGGCCTGGCTGGAGCTCCGGGACGCCCTCGCCCGGCTGCGGATGCTGGAGGCGGCGCCTTCCCCGGCCGAGGCCGCCCCTCCCGAGCAGACCGCCCCCGCGGGGTCTTCCCCTGAAGCCATCCATTTCCTCGAGGAGGGGGAAGCGCTCCCCGCGCCTTTCGAGGGGGAGCTGCTCAGCTACGAGGAGGCTCGGGCCCGGGGCCTGATCCCGGATCTGGAAGAAGGGGAAGAGCGCGCGGGATGA
- a CDS encoding TlpA disulfide reductase family protein, producing the protein MGKRAIALLMLLTMACQRLPGGNPVPPVSTPASMGLTTGIPAPDFELERLDRGTVRLRDLRGKVVLLNFWATWCGPCREEMPLLAQIYRDYHDQGLEILGVNLTSQDDFSEVRKFVEEFDLPFPILLDHNGRAERAYRIFGVPTTVFITREGIIHRVAVGILKGREDVEKTIRPLLGR; encoded by the coding sequence ATGGGTAAGCGGGCGATCGCGCTCCTGATGCTGCTCACGATGGCCTGTCAGCGCCTCCCCGGTGGGAATCCGGTGCCCCCCGTTTCCACCCCGGCCTCCATGGGCCTGACCACCGGGATCCCGGCACCGGATTTCGAACTGGAGCGCCTGGATAGGGGAACCGTGCGACTGAGGGATCTGCGGGGAAAGGTCGTGCTGTTGAACTTCTGGGCGACATGGTGTGGGCCGTGCCGCGAGGAGATGCCGTTGCTCGCTCAGATCTATCGGGATTACCATGACCAGGGCCTGGAGATCCTGGGGGTGAACCTCACTTCCCAGGACGATTTCTCGGAAGTGCGGAAGTTCGTGGAGGAATTCGATCTGCCCTTTCCCATCCTGCTGGATCACAACGGTCGGGCGGAGCGCGCCTATCGCATCTTCGGGGTTCCCACCACGGTTTTCATCACCCGGGAGGGGATCATCCACCGGGTGGCGGTGGGCATCCTGAAGGGCCGCGAGGATGTGGAGAAAACCATCCGGCCCCTGCTGGGTCGCTAA
- a CDS encoding cytochrome c biogenesis protein CcdA, whose amino-acid sequence MPSGEEGILALRWRTFSHALAFVLGFSFVFVFAWGGAATLLGRLFFEGRDFLAALGGSVVVLMGLGMLGVRIPLLYPLMMSEWRPHLPEARSFSYLTSGLMGVFFAAGWTPCVGPTLGAILTLTFQQETAGQALGLLAAYAAGLGLPFLAMGLLLDRALAGVRRMRRYLPAFHMASGVLLLLIGGMVLLDVLSRSLSTMTLPLWVPTFTNLRIWTSQLGLFLDVGPGAGLGYPVAFLAGLLSFFSPCVFPLVPAYLGYLSGRSLGGIHG is encoded by the coding sequence ATGCCCTCCGGTGAAGAGGGGATCCTGGCTCTCCGCTGGCGCACGTTCTCCCACGCCCTGGCCTTCGTGCTGGGATTCTCCTTCGTTTTTGTCTTCGCCTGGGGCGGGGCGGCCACCCTCCTCGGCCGGCTCTTCTTCGAGGGGCGGGACTTCCTGGCCGCCCTCGGGGGAAGCGTGGTGGTCCTGATGGGCCTGGGGATGCTGGGGGTCCGGATCCCTCTGCTCTACCCCTTGATGATGTCCGAGTGGCGCCCGCATCTTCCGGAGGCCCGGTCGTTCAGCTACCTGACCTCGGGGCTGATGGGGGTCTTTTTCGCCGCGGGGTGGACCCCGTGTGTAGGCCCCACGCTGGGGGCGATCCTCACCCTGACGTTCCAGCAGGAGACGGCGGGCCAGGCGCTGGGGCTGCTGGCCGCTTACGCCGCCGGCCTGGGCCTTCCCTTCCTGGCCATGGGGCTGCTGCTGGACCGCGCCCTCGCCGGCGTGCGGCGGATGCGGCGATATCTGCCGGCCTTCCACATGGCGAGCGGCGTGCTGCTCCTTCTCATCGGCGGGATGGTGCTGCTGGATGTGCTGTCCCGTTCCCTTTCGACCATGACGCTGCCCCTCTGGGTTCCCACGTTCACCAATCTGCGCATCTGGACGTCCCAGCTGGGCCTGTTCCTCGATGTGGGGCCGGGCGCCGGATTGGGCTATCCGGTCGCCTTCCTGGCCGGCCTGCTCTCTTTCTTCTCGCCATGTGTCTTCCCCCTGGTCCCCGCCTATCTGGGCTATCTCAGCGGCCGGAGCCTGGGAGGGATCCATGGGTAA
- a CDS encoding CcmD family protein, translating into MGYLVAAYLVFWGVTFFYVLYLVRRQRALEERIARLRTQLNPEHGEESDALR; encoded by the coding sequence ATGGGATATCTGGTCGCAGCGTATCTGGTCTTCTGGGGGGTTACGTTCTTTTATGTGCTTTACCTGGTGCGCCGGCAACGGGCGCTGGAAGAGCGAATCGCCCGCCTCCGCACGCAGCTTAACCCGGAGCATGGGGAGGAAAGCGATGCCCTCCGGTGA
- a CDS encoding cytochrome c biogenesis protein, producing MRAWERIWLGATIALMVLATLAVFLYAPREAKMGDVQRIFYFHISTAWSGFLAFAVALVSAIAYLRTRSARWDQLSHAAVEVGLVLLTMAIVTGSLWARPVWNTWWTWDPRLTTTTITWVVYLAYLLLRNAVENPETRARFAAVYAIVAFVTVPLTYLSARLLRTIHPIVLGPSVSSEAQGQFGLTPRMVHTMVLSLIAWTLLFSVLLGMRYRVQRAQEALEAIEAATEAS from the coding sequence ATGCGGGCGTGGGAACGGATCTGGCTTGGGGCGACCATCGCCCTGATGGTCCTGGCGACCCTCGCGGTCTTCCTTTATGCGCCCCGCGAGGCGAAAATGGGGGATGTGCAGCGGATCTTTTACTTCCATATCAGCACCGCGTGGTCGGGCTTTCTGGCCTTCGCCGTGGCTCTTGTCAGCGCGATCGCTTACCTGCGGACGCGGTCGGCCCGCTGGGATCAGCTCAGCCATGCCGCAGTGGAGGTCGGGCTGGTGCTGCTCACCATGGCGATCGTCACGGGCTCCCTCTGGGCCCGCCCCGTGTGGAACACGTGGTGGACATGGGATCCGCGATTGACCACCACGACGATCACCTGGGTGGTGTATCTGGCTTATCTGCTCCTACGGAACGCGGTGGAGAACCCGGAGACCCGGGCCCGCTTCGCGGCGGTTTACGCCATCGTGGCCTTCGTGACCGTGCCCCTCACGTATCTTTCGGCCCGCCTGCTACGCACGATCCATCCCATCGTGCTCGGCCCCAGCGTCTCCTCGGAGGCTCAGGGGCAGTTCGGCCTGACGCCCCGCATGGTGCACACCATGGTGCTCAGCCTGATCGCCTGGACGTTGCTGTTCAGTGTTCTCCTCGGGATGCGCTATCGGGTCCAGCGGGCCCAGGAGGCCCTGGAGGCGATCGAAGCGGCGACGGAGGCATCCTGA
- the ccmA gene encoding heme ABC exporter ATP-binding protein CcmA yields the protein MLQLERISKAFGPRWVLREISLAVHPGEIVALMGPNGAGKSTMLRVAATLLRPTSGRVRIGDSSWPPDGAGVRAQVTLLGHQPWLYPDLSAEENLRFYQRLYGWPEEPEAIEAALRRMGLADRARDPVRRFSRGMLQRLALARAFLSPAPVLLLDEPFTGLDVVGLEEAREVIGELAARGRAVVVALHDPAIADFAHRVVVLVGGRLIAEGAPMAFREKALQELYQAEMAPRRRLAAGGPAHRSEAGSSSLRLERSTGVYPAPAESRSPHGARGKGRELRALQALLEKDLRIEGRGRETLTPLLTLAGLSLFLFGTAFELRPDLARSFVPVFFWMLLLFASSLGVGRMMAAEMDRGTWEGLLMVPGDRSLLFAGKAMVHGLLLGLVILLSLAAAGVFFNLSLWDPGILLLLALGAIGLSGVTTLLAAMAMATRARELLLPILLFPVAAPLVIAGIQGTRAILEADPGWSMWLQILVAYDLLLFAVTGMVFEEVVST from the coding sequence ATGCTCCAGCTGGAACGGATTTCAAAAGCGTTCGGCCCGCGCTGGGTGCTGCGGGAGATCTCTCTCGCGGTGCATCCGGGAGAGATCGTGGCCCTGATGGGGCCGAACGGAGCCGGCAAGAGCACCATGCTTCGGGTGGCGGCGACGCTCCTCCGCCCCACATCCGGACGGGTCCGGATCGGGGATTCCAGCTGGCCGCCGGATGGGGCCGGGGTTCGGGCTCAGGTGACCCTGCTGGGCCATCAGCCCTGGCTGTATCCGGATCTCAGCGCGGAGGAGAACCTCCGTTTCTATCAGCGCCTCTATGGCTGGCCGGAGGAGCCGGAGGCGATCGAAGCGGCGCTGAGGCGGATGGGCCTGGCGGACCGCGCGCGGGATCCGGTGCGGAGGTTCTCGCGGGGGATGTTGCAGCGGCTGGCGCTGGCCCGCGCCTTCCTTTCGCCAGCTCCTGTGTTGCTCCTGGACGAGCCGTTCACAGGTCTGGATGTGGTCGGGCTGGAGGAAGCCCGTGAGGTCATCGGCGAGCTGGCGGCCCGGGGGCGCGCGGTGGTGGTCGCGCTCCACGATCCCGCCATCGCCGATTTCGCCCACCGGGTGGTGGTCCTGGTGGGCGGCCGCCTGATTGCGGAAGGCGCCCCCATGGCTTTCCGGGAGAAGGCCCTTCAGGAGCTCTATCAGGCGGAGATGGCTCCCCGGCGTCGTCTCGCCGCCGGAGGGCCTGCCCATCGATCCGAAGCAGGAAGCTCCTCCCTCCGCCTGGAGCGCTCCACCGGGGTCTATCCGGCTCCGGCGGAGAGCCGATCTCCTCATGGTGCCCGGGGGAAGGGGCGTGAGCTTCGTGCGCTCCAGGCGTTGCTTGAGAAGGACCTGCGGATCGAGGGACGGGGGCGGGAAACGCTGACCCCGCTTTTGACCCTGGCCGGTTTAAGCCTCTTCCTGTTCGGAACGGCGTTCGAGCTGCGCCCGGACCTCGCCCGTTCTTTCGTCCCGGTCTTCTTCTGGATGCTTCTGCTCTTCGCCAGCAGCCTGGGCGTGGGGCGGATGATGGCGGCGGAGATGGATCGAGGAACATGGGAGGGGCTTCTGATGGTGCCAGGGGACCGGAGCCTCCTGTTCGCAGGCAAGGCGATGGTCCATGGGCTGCTGCTGGGGCTGGTGATCCTGCTCTCCCTGGCCGCCGCGGGCGTCTTCTTCAACCTCTCCCTGTGGGACCCCGGCATCCTCCTGCTCCTGGCCCTGGGGGCCATCGGGCTCTCGGGAGTGACCACGTTGCTGGCGGCGATGGCGATGGCCACCCGGGCTCGCGAACTGCTCCTGCCGATCCTGCTGTTCCCGGTGGCGGCCCCCCTGGTCATCGCCGGCATCCAGGGGACCCGAGCGATCCTGGAGGCGGATCCAGGGTGGTCGATGTGGCTGCAGATCCTCGTTGCCTATGATCTTCTTCTCTTCGCCGTGACGGGGATGGTGTTCGAGGAGGTGGTCAGCACATAG
- a CDS encoding c-type cytochrome produces MTRNRSAGLVLGLALGFLAGCSLTLAAPPPAGEIPFRTQPWPTPTPSLPPVGLSLQTGRSLFQEHCASCHGLRGRGDGPQAAALRARTPDARLDLTESLARRAASLRDWFQVVTRGRVERGMPPWSTTLSDSERWAVVLYAWSLAVPPELMAEAESRYREACAACHGEDGRKGPVPLADPERMLERVPSAWVEALQPGRIPAHAGLPELSTDLQQALIAYLPQLAFSIADGGALQLPRPVAIGSVSGQVLHGTTEAPASGVTVTLYVLLESSPVFSRTVSTRADGTFRFDAVPVYPEAAYLPVAEWQEVAYPAPHPLTLTVGQEVTVTLMVFDRGTDPGGIHIDQVHWILQPLADRLFVTEVWVFSNRGTTTYGGAGSPGMIFFLPPGASNLRISEGTLGGRYRQEEDRLIDTAPIPPGAGYQTAFGYELPLARARTLPLRSAYPVDRWNLLIAGGALQASGAGLRDLGMRTLGNTTYHLYEVDPPAPGQTRTVALRPRAPVPPWLIPLLLALSAGAVLGFFRLWRGREVDLIDEIARLDEAYAAGEVDEATYRRRRAALMTRAIRRGQAGDSSFG; encoded by the coding sequence ATGACCCGGAATCGATCCGCGGGACTGGTGCTCGGGCTGGCCCTGGGGTTTCTGGCCGGATGCTCCCTGACCCTGGCGGCTCCCCCTCCGGCGGGCGAGATCCCCTTTCGGACCCAGCCCTGGCCCACGCCCACGCCGTCGCTTCCCCCGGTCGGCCTCTCCCTGCAAACCGGCCGCTCGCTCTTCCAAGAGCACTGCGCGAGCTGCCACGGCTTGAGGGGGCGAGGGGATGGACCGCAGGCCGCCGCCCTCCGGGCTCGGACCCCGGACGCGCGTCTGGATCTGACCGAGAGCCTGGCCCGGCGCGCCGCCTCCCTTCGGGATTGGTTCCAGGTGGTCACCCGGGGCCGGGTGGAGCGGGGGATGCCCCCATGGTCGACGACGCTCAGCGACAGCGAGCGATGGGCCGTGGTGCTGTATGCCTGGTCCCTCGCGGTGCCGCCGGAGCTTATGGCGGAAGCGGAAAGCCGGTACCGGGAAGCCTGCGCGGCCTGCCATGGGGAGGACGGCCGGAAGGGGCCCGTTCCCCTCGCGGATCCCGAGCGGATGCTGGAGCGCGTGCCGTCCGCCTGGGTGGAAGCCCTGCAGCCGGGGCGCATCCCTGCCCATGCCGGGCTGCCGGAGCTCTCGACGGACCTCCAGCAGGCTCTGATCGCTTACCTGCCGCAGCTGGCCTTCTCGATTGCGGACGGAGGGGCTCTTCAACTGCCCCGTCCGGTGGCCATAGGCTCGGTGAGCGGCCAGGTCCTCCATGGGACCACGGAGGCGCCGGCCTCGGGCGTGACGGTGACCCTCTATGTCCTGCTGGAGTCCTCGCCCGTTTTCTCCCGCACGGTCTCGACCCGGGCCGATGGGACCTTCCGGTTCGACGCCGTGCCGGTTTATCCGGAGGCGGCGTATCTTCCGGTGGCGGAGTGGCAGGAGGTGGCCTATCCCGCCCCCCATCCGCTGACGCTGACCGTGGGCCAGGAGGTCACCGTCACCCTCATGGTCTTCGATCGAGGGACGGATCCCGGCGGGATCCACATCGATCAGGTCCACTGGATCCTGCAGCCGCTGGCCGATCGCCTCTTCGTCACCGAGGTGTGGGTGTTTTCGAACCGGGGAACGACCACCTATGGCGGGGCCGGGAGCCCAGGGATGATCTTCTTTCTGCCGCCGGGCGCCTCCAATCTCCGGATCTCCGAAGGGACGCTGGGGGGTCGGTATCGTCAGGAGGAAGATCGGTTGATCGATACGGCGCCGATCCCGCCGGGGGCGGGGTATCAGACGGCGTTTGGATACGAGCTGCCGCTGGCCCGGGCGCGGACGCTTCCGCTGCGCTCGGCCTATCCGGTGGATCGCTGGAACCTGCTGATCGCGGGGGGAGCGCTGCAGGCCTCCGGCGCTGGGTTGCGGGATCTCGGGATGCGCACCCTGGGGAACACGACGTATCATCTTTATGAAGTGGATCCGCCGGCCCCAGGCCAAACCCGAACCGTTGCCCTGCGGCCGCGCGCGCCTGTTCCCCCATGGCTGATCCCGCTCCTTCTCGCTCTAAGCGCGGGGGCCGTTCTGGGCTTCTTCCGCCTCTGGCGGGGGCGGGAGGTGGATCTGATCGACGAGATCGCCCGGCTGGATGAAGCCTACGCGGCCGGGGAAGTCGATGAAGCAACCTACCGGCGGCGACGGGCCGCTCTCATGACCCGGGCGATCCGTCGCGGGCAGGCCGGAGATTCTTCGTTCGGGTAA
- a CDS encoding TlpA disulfide reductase family protein, whose protein sequence is MPRWGRWGWWIGLTAVGVFLALLGWAFLERGRTAPTQGPAPDFTLPLYEGYDGGLGIREFRLRDWRGHVVVINFWASWCKPCEEEAPLLESLWRKYRDRGVIFVGVDYLDTPSAAMRYLQRFQISYPNGLDAGTRIARLYRITGVPETFVVDPQGQVVFYKAAPIQPGELEGVIDRLLGSDETGF, encoded by the coding sequence ATGCCACGCTGGGGACGGTGGGGCTGGTGGATCGGCCTAACTGCGGTGGGGGTCTTCCTGGCCCTGCTGGGCTGGGCCTTCCTCGAGCGGGGGCGGACGGCTCCCACCCAGGGCCCCGCTCCGGATTTCACCCTTCCCCTCTATGAGGGCTATGACGGCGGGCTCGGGATCCGGGAGTTCCGGCTTCGGGATTGGCGGGGACATGTCGTGGTGATCAACTTCTGGGCCTCCTGGTGTAAGCCATGCGAAGAGGAGGCGCCCTTGCTGGAATCCCTGTGGCGGAAATACCGGGATCGGGGGGTGATCTTCGTGGGGGTGGATTATCTGGATACCCCATCGGCGGCGATGCGCTATCTGCAGCGGTTTCAGATCTCCTATCCCAACGGCCTGGACGCAGGCACCCGGATCGCCCGCCTGTATCGCATCACGGGGGTCCCCGAAACCTTCGTGGTGGACCCCCAGGGGCAGGTGGTGTTCTACAAGGCGGCGCCGATCCAGCCCGGCGAGCTGGAGGGGGTGATCGATCGGCTGCTCGGTTCGGATGAAACCGGATTCTGA
- a CDS encoding cytochrome c-type biogenesis protein CcmH: MRGSRLLAFALRPVLLVWALAALSVTRPAGAQTPTPPVSDDQVNRVAKNLYCPVCENVPLDVCDTPACIQWKEEIRTMLAEGRSENEIIEFFATRYGMRVLAVPPPHGIGLGVWLIPAIGLPAAGLWLALRLARWRRPAPTPEPPPEPSLDERARMLDRWIREHW, translated from the coding sequence ATGCGGGGATCCCGTCTTCTCGCGTTTGCGCTCCGCCCTGTCCTCTTGGTTTGGGCCCTGGCCGCCCTTTCCGTAACCCGGCCCGCCGGGGCTCAGACCCCGACCCCTCCCGTGTCCGATGACCAGGTCAACCGGGTGGCGAAAAATCTCTATTGCCCGGTATGTGAGAATGTGCCCCTGGACGTCTGCGACACGCCGGCATGCATCCAGTGGAAAGAGGAGATCCGGACGATGCTGGCGGAGGGGCGGAGCGAAAACGAGATCATCGAGTTCTTCGCCACCCGTTATGGGATGCGGGTTCTGGCTGTCCCTCCTCCCCATGGGATCGGGCTGGGGGTCTGGCTGATCCCGGCGATCGGCCTTCCGGCGGCCGGGCTCTGGCTGGCCCTCCGCCTCGCCCGCTGGCGCCGGCCCGCCCCGACGCCCGAGCCCCCGCCGGAGCCCTCGCTCGATGAACGCGCCCGGATGCTGGACCGCTGGATCCGGGAGCACTGGTAG
- a CDS encoding AAA family ATPase has translation MLRRVRLQGYRCFRDVDVELKPLQVLVGPNGSGKSAFLDAIRFVRDIVRHHLRSAMQMRVWKPEELFWKGQASEIDIRLTWGNDSSEAMGSLPGEVVYEIALQQEEGTVGIVRERLSWAGRTIYLRAGSEVRFEEQPGMSWRVERDQAALRALFEFTPEPLKEIAEGLRGWWLKAWPELLHPEPRAIRRGIRRWEEPRHPRFYPNARDLPLLIQRMKEVHPEAYPYWLDEIRSLIGRHVELQPHHDEVAGIFRLAMKWNGLWLSPPGISEGWLRFIALSLHAYDPENEGRVFFIEEIENGLSPDSIDALFGIMVETPAVQWLVTSQHPLLVRLAGPERLLIFSKEEEEARILPGNQHPLLRDLEPGEDLAALFLAHILS, from the coding sequence ATGCTGAGGCGGGTGCGCCTTCAGGGATACCGCTGCTTTCGGGATGTGGATGTCGAGTTGAAGCCGTTACAGGTCCTGGTGGGCCCCAACGGGAGCGGCAAGAGCGCCTTCCTGGACGCCATCCGGTTTGTGCGCGACATCGTGCGGCATCATCTCCGGAGCGCCATGCAGATGCGCGTCTGGAAGCCTGAGGAGCTGTTCTGGAAAGGTCAAGCCAGTGAGATCGACATCCGGCTGACCTGGGGGAATGATTCCAGCGAGGCGATGGGGAGCCTGCCCGGGGAAGTGGTCTACGAGATCGCTCTGCAGCAAGAAGAGGGAACAGTGGGTATTGTCCGGGAGCGCCTTTCCTGGGCTGGCCGGACGATCTATCTCCGAGCAGGCTCTGAGGTTCGCTTTGAGGAGCAGCCCGGGATGTCCTGGCGCGTGGAGCGCGATCAGGCTGCGCTCCGGGCGCTTTTCGAATTCACCCCAGAGCCATTGAAGGAGATCGCCGAAGGCTTGCGAGGGTGGTGGTTGAAAGCATGGCCGGAGCTCCTGCATCCCGAACCCCGGGCCATCCGAAGGGGTATTCGCCGATGGGAGGAACCCCGGCATCCGCGCTTCTATCCCAACGCGCGCGATCTTCCCCTGCTGATCCAGCGAATGAAGGAGGTCCATCCGGAAGCCTATCCATACTGGCTGGATGAGATCCGTTCGCTGATCGGCCGGCATGTGGAGCTCCAGCCCCACCATGATGAAGTCGCCGGCATCTTCCGCCTCGCCATGAAGTGGAATGGGCTTTGGCTCTCTCCCCCCGGGATCTCCGAAGGCTGGCTCCGGTTTATCGCCCTCAGCCTCCACGCTTATGACCCGGAGAATGAGGGGCGTGTGTTCTTTATCGAGGAAATCGAGAACGGTCTCTCTCCGGATTCCATCGATGCCCTCTTCGGGATCATGGTGGAAACCCCGGCGGTTCAATGGCTGGTCACTTCCCAACATCCCTTGCTCGTCCGATTGGCAGGCCCCGAACGGCTGCTGATCTTCTCGAAGGAAGAAGAGGAAGCTCGGATTCTCCCGGGCAACCAGCACCCTCTGTTGAGGGATCTGGAACCGGGGGAGGATCTCGCTGCCCTGTTTCTCGCCCACATTCTCTCCTGA